In a genomic window of Salegentibacter salegens:
- a CDS encoding DUF5627 domain-containing protein, producing the protein MKNKIYLIALIILSGLTSCENDKWEFDDYEYQTVYFAYQYPVRTITLGEDIFDTSLDNEGKAKIMATTGGTYDNDQDVFIDFEVNNSLTEGLVFDDSGQPVQAMPENYYTLESNEIMIPQGELTGGVEFQLSDAFFADSLAIGRNYVIPLQMTNVVSADSILRGIPQVTNPRRPVAEDWDVLPKDFILYAVKYVNPWHGNYLRRGVDEIEGTTGNENLDDTVIREEEYVVDDQVVALTTRSLDEVELDLVFQNSEGYAVNCTLILSFDESGSFTVRAASNEYTASGSGQFVKDGEQNSWGGKDRDALYLDYEVNLDEINVSTTDTLVLRDRGVRMETFSPVLE; encoded by the coding sequence ATGAAAAATAAAATATATTTAATCGCTTTAATTATTCTTTCGGGCTTGACGTCTTGTGAGAATGATAAATGGGAATTTGACGACTATGAATACCAAACTGTATATTTTGCTTACCAATACCCGGTAAGGACAATTACACTTGGGGAAGATATTTTTGACACTTCACTGGATAATGAAGGTAAAGCCAAAATAATGGCCACTACGGGGGGGACCTACGATAACGATCAGGACGTTTTTATAGATTTTGAAGTAAATAATTCTTTAACAGAAGGGCTTGTATTTGATGATAGCGGTCAACCTGTGCAGGCAATGCCAGAGAACTATTATACGCTTGAATCTAATGAAATTATGATTCCGCAAGGTGAACTTACCGGCGGAGTTGAGTTTCAATTAAGCGATGCGTTTTTTGCTGATAGCCTGGCGATTGGAAGAAACTATGTGATTCCACTTCAAATGACCAACGTTGTTAGCGCAGATTCCATTCTTAGGGGAATACCACAGGTTACAAATCCACGTAGACCGGTTGCAGAAGATTGGGATGTTTTGCCTAAAGATTTCATTCTTTATGCAGTGAAATATGTAAATCCGTGGCACGGTAATTATTTACGTCGTGGGGTAGATGAAATTGAAGGAACTACCGGTAACGAGAATCTTGACGATACTGTAATAAGAGAAGAAGAGTATGTGGTAGACGATCAGGTAGTAGCACTAACAACACGCTCTTTAGATGAGGTTGAGTTAGATTTAGTTTTTCAAAACAGCGAAGGTTATGCTGTAAACTGCACCTTAATTTTAAGCTTTGACGAATCGGGAAGCTTTACAGTAAGAGCTGCATCTAATGAATATACTGCCAGCGGTAGCGGGCAGTTTGTAAAAGATGGGGAACAAAACAGTTGGGGAGGAAAAGATCGTGATGCCCTTTACCTGGATTATGAGGTTAATCTTGATGAAATTAATGTGAGTACAACAGATACGCTTGTACTTAGAGATCGTGGGGTACGTATGGAAACATTTTCTCCTGTATTAGAATAA
- a CDS encoding RagB/SusD family nutrient uptake outer membrane protein encodes MKSKLLLLLFMVFTITSCDDLIEPAIENNRGLEDMYAEAEYAQGILLNAYTRLPNNGYSFSEVATDDAVSNVNNNPYREIATGQWTAQNNPFDQWQNARAAIQYINIFLAEADKVTWSEDEEVSSLFNDRLKGEAYGLRALYMYYLLRQHSGWANGELLGVPILLEPEGTGADFNQPRATFEACMQQLYADVEQAEALLPLDYETLSSLPEGYSDLGDYNRVFGEYAKQRMTGRIAKTVRAQAALLAASPAYADGNTTTWADVANYSGEVLAENGGASGIAADGHTWYKNDAQISGIGGGNNPPEIIWRTDVVETNDLEQQHFPPTLFGDGQLNPTQNLVSSFPMANGYPISDPASGFDPANPYENRDPRLDHYVVVNQSTAGPGNSTIVTAADGNTNDALNAVETSTRTGYYLKKLLRQDVNLDPVTSNTQQHYTARMRYTELYLIYAEAANEAWGPQGTGTFGFSAYDIITGLRERAGITQPDTYLESIGSDQNVMRELIRNERRLELSFEGFRFWDIRRWGDDLTVPARGVSILDGNHQTITVEDRVYDEYMRYGPIPFSEVLKYDAIIQNQGW; translated from the coding sequence ATGAAAAGTAAATTACTACTTCTTTTATTTATGGTCTTTACAATTACAAGTTGTGACGATCTTATAGAACCTGCCATAGAGAATAATAGAGGCCTGGAAGATATGTATGCTGAGGCCGAATATGCTCAGGGTATTTTGCTTAATGCTTACACCAGGCTACCAAATAATGGTTATTCTTTTAGTGAGGTTGCAACAGATGATGCCGTTAGTAACGTAAACAATAATCCATACCGCGAAATTGCTACCGGACAGTGGACAGCTCAAAATAATCCTTTTGACCAGTGGCAAAATGCAAGGGCGGCTATTCAGTATATCAATATATTCCTTGCCGAGGCAGATAAAGTTACCTGGTCTGAAGATGAAGAAGTTAGCTCCTTGTTTAACGATAGGCTCAAAGGTGAAGCTTACGGTCTTAGGGCGTTATATATGTATTATCTCTTACGTCAACATTCCGGATGGGCCAATGGTGAACTTTTAGGAGTTCCAATCTTACTGGAACCTGAAGGAACCGGGGCTGATTTTAATCAACCCAGGGCAACTTTCGAAGCGTGTATGCAACAATTATATGCAGATGTGGAACAGGCCGAAGCATTACTTCCTTTAGATTATGAAACACTTTCCAGTTTACCAGAAGGTTATTCAGATTTAGGAGATTATAACAGGGTTTTTGGAGAATACGCCAAACAAAGAATGACGGGTAGAATTGCCAAAACCGTAAGAGCACAAGCGGCTTTACTTGCTGCCAGTCCTGCTTATGCCGATGGAAATACTACTACCTGGGCCGATGTAGCCAACTATTCCGGTGAGGTACTGGCAGAAAATGGTGGCGCAAGTGGTATTGCAGCAGATGGCCATACCTGGTACAAAAATGATGCTCAAATAAGTGGAATTGGAGGAGGTAATAATCCGCCCGAAATTATATGGAGAACCGATGTGGTAGAAACCAATGATTTAGAACAGCAACATTTTCCACCAACTTTATTTGGGGACGGGCAGCTAAATCCTACTCAAAACCTGGTGAGTTCATTTCCTATGGCCAATGGTTATCCAATTTCCGATCCTGCTAGTGGGTTTGATCCCGCTAATCCTTATGAAAACAGGGATCCAAGGTTAGATCATTACGTTGTTGTAAATCAAAGTACCGCGGGACCCGGTAATTCAACTATTGTAACCGCTGCTGATGGAAATACAAATGATGCTTTAAATGCTGTAGAAACTTCTACCAGAACAGGTTATTATTTAAAGAAATTACTTAGACAGGATGTGAATTTAGATCCTGTTACCAGCAACACTCAACAACATTATACCGCCAGGATGAGGTATACAGAATTATACCTTATTTATGCCGAAGCTGCCAACGAGGCCTGGGGCCCACAAGGAACAGGAACTTTTGGATTTTCGGCCTATGATATTATTACAGGATTGCGGGAACGCGCTGGAATAACTCAGCCCGATACATATTTAGAGTCAATTGGCTCAGACCAAAATGTAATGCGGGAATTAATAAGAAATGAACGCAGGTTGGAACTAAGTTTTGAAGGATTCAGGTTTTGGGATATACGCCGCTGGGGCGATGATTTAACAGTTCCGGCAAGAGGAGTAAGTATTCTTGATGGGAATCATCAAACAATAACTGTTGAAGATAGGGTGTATGATGAATATATGCGATATGGCCCTATCCCTTTTAGCGAGGTTTTAAAGTATGATGCAATTATCCAGAACCAGGGTTGGTAG
- a CDS encoding SusC/RagA family TonB-linked outer membrane protein: protein MNIIKFKVVFCALIALIPFIGIAQTSEDIDVEAIVRGKEGKPLVGATVRAESGDAVVTDSIGSFSISAGMYSSLAVEAGEYEPKTVVVTPFLDNISLNPAEGYEDVNVAFRKVEKRNLISGVSVVNLEELMEKNYNTGTLENMEGFANGFHGNIWGMDQYLVLIDGIPRDASSIMPTEIDQISFLKGVSAVALYGSRAAKGVVQITTKRGKIQKQEIDVRVNAGMYVPKSYPKYLGSAEYMSLYNEARANDGLSQRYDDETIYNYAVGDNPYRYPDVNYYSSDYLQETYNRYDATAQIAGGNETAQYYTNLGFYSAGSLLNFGEAENNRTQRFNIRGNVDIDITETLYATVNASAVYYNGWGVNTDYWGGAASLRPNRFSPLIPTSMIEESDENSMQFVNNSNLIDGQYLLGGTQLDQTNPFAAIYSGGSNNFTSRQFQFNTGIGADLGNLVEGLSFHSNFGVDYSTSYNQSYNNEYAVYEPSWTNYDGGDLIAGLTQYGQDARSGVQNITDSWYRQTISFSGQFNYETKIEEDHNVSAMLIANGFQQSISEEYHRTSNANLGLYLGYDYLDKYFVNFSGALVHSAKLPEGNRQAFSPTFTLGWRLSEENFLQNSTVFDELKLTASAGILHTDIDIQDYYLYESIYTQTDGAWFNWRDGALSRSTDSRRGQNDDLTFSKREEINLGVEASLFDNLFQVQGSVFANRMTGGIVQASVLYPNYFETGWPNSSFIPYVNYNDDQRLGFDFRADWNQQFGELKTTLGVVGTYYETKATKRAEMFEDEYQNRKDNPLDAIWGLESDGLFTSANEIENSPSQSFGQVAPGDIKYIDQNGDGVIDNQDEVYLGKGGWFGSPLTLGVNFTAEWKDFTFFALGIGRFGAHAMKNSSYFWMAGEDKYSIVARDRWTPETSETATYPRLTTTNSNNNFRNSDFWLYSTDRFDLAKVQISYNLPKELFAQSFVQELGVYVNGANLLTVSPERDILELSVGSAPQNRFYNLGVKAIF from the coding sequence ATGAATATTATAAAATTTAAAGTAGTTTTTTGTGCACTAATTGCCTTGATACCTTTTATAGGGATCGCACAAACATCTGAAGATATTGATGTTGAAGCCATCGTAAGAGGTAAAGAAGGAAAGCCTTTAGTGGGCGCTACCGTTAGGGCAGAATCCGGTGACGCTGTGGTTACAGATTCCATAGGGAGTTTCTCAATCTCGGCCGGCATGTATTCTAGTTTAGCTGTAGAAGCTGGGGAGTATGAACCGAAGACAGTGGTAGTTACCCCGTTTTTGGATAATATAAGCCTTAATCCTGCTGAAGGTTACGAAGATGTAAATGTTGCATTTCGTAAAGTAGAAAAGAGAAATTTAATAAGTGGTGTCTCTGTGGTAAATCTGGAGGAATTAATGGAGAAGAATTATAATACAGGTACCCTGGAAAATATGGAAGGTTTTGCCAATGGTTTCCACGGAAATATTTGGGGAATGGACCAGTATTTAGTGCTTATAGACGGGATTCCTCGAGATGCAAGTAGCATAATGCCTACAGAAATAGATCAAATTAGTTTCTTGAAAGGTGTTTCGGCAGTTGCTCTTTATGGTAGTAGAGCTGCAAAAGGTGTAGTGCAAATTACCACTAAAAGAGGAAAGATACAGAAGCAGGAAATTGATGTTAGGGTAAATGCAGGAATGTATGTTCCAAAAAGTTATCCAAAATATCTTGGCTCTGCAGAATATATGAGCCTTTATAATGAAGCAAGGGCAAACGATGGTTTAAGTCAGCGTTATGATGATGAAACTATTTACAACTATGCTGTTGGTGATAACCCATACAGGTACCCCGATGTAAACTATTATTCTTCAGATTATTTGCAGGAAACTTACAACAGGTATGATGCCACCGCACAAATTGCTGGAGGTAATGAAACCGCCCAATATTATACCAACCTGGGCTTTTATTCCGCAGGTTCACTACTAAATTTTGGAGAAGCTGAAAATAACAGAACCCAGAGATTTAATATTCGTGGTAATGTAGATATTGATATAACCGAAACCTTATATGCTACGGTAAATGCATCAGCTGTATATTACAACGGTTGGGGAGTAAATACAGATTACTGGGGAGGTGCTGCCAGTTTAAGACCAAACCGATTTTCGCCATTAATTCCTACAAGTATGATTGAGGAAAGCGATGAGAATTCTATGCAATTTGTAAACAATAGCAATCTTATAGATGGACAATATCTTTTAGGAGGAACTCAGCTAGACCAGACCAATCCTTTTGCCGCAATTTATTCCGGGGGAAGTAATAATTTTACCAGTAGACAATTTCAATTTAATACCGGGATTGGCGCAGATTTAGGAAATCTGGTCGAGGGATTGAGTTTTCATTCAAATTTTGGAGTAGATTATTCCACTTCTTACAACCAGTCATATAATAATGAGTACGCTGTATACGAGCCAAGCTGGACAAATTATGATGGGGGAGATTTAATTGCAGGTTTAACTCAATATGGTCAGGATGCCAGGTCTGGAGTACAAAATATAACCGATAGCTGGTATAGACAAACAATTTCGTTTTCAGGTCAATTTAATTACGAGACCAAAATAGAGGAAGATCATAATGTTTCAGCGATGCTTATCGCCAACGGATTTCAACAATCTATTTCAGAAGAATATCACCGTACCAGTAATGCCAATTTAGGCCTTTACCTGGGTTATGATTATTTAGATAAATATTTTGTGAATTTTAGTGGAGCCCTGGTACATTCAGCAAAATTACCGGAAGGGAACCGTCAGGCTTTTTCTCCAACCTTTACTTTAGGATGGCGCTTAAGCGAAGAAAATTTCCTTCAGAATTCAACGGTATTTGATGAGTTGAAACTTACCGCTTCCGCAGGTATTTTACATACCGATATTGATATACAGGATTACTATTTATATGAAAGTATTTATACCCAAACCGATGGGGCCTGGTTTAACTGGAGGGATGGTGCTTTAAGCCGCTCTACAGATTCCAGAAGAGGGCAGAACGATGATCTAACTTTTTCCAAAAGAGAAGAAATAAATTTGGGAGTAGAAGCATCTTTATTTGATAATCTTTTCCAAGTTCAGGGTTCTGTTTTTGCTAATAGAATGACAGGCGGTATTGTACAGGCTTCTGTATTATATCCTAATTATTTTGAAACTGGATGGCCAAACTCTTCTTTTATTCCTTATGTGAATTATAATGATGACCAACGGCTTGGGTTTGATTTTAGAGCAGATTGGAATCAGCAATTCGGAGAACTGAAAACTACACTTGGAGTGGTTGGTACTTATTATGAAACCAAAGCCACGAAGCGGGCCGAAATGTTTGAAGATGAATACCAAAACAGGAAAGACAATCCCTTAGACGCTATTTGGGGTCTTGAAAGCGATGGACTTTTTACAAGTGCTAACGAAATTGAGAATTCACCTTCCCAAAGTTTTGGGCAGGTAGCCCCGGGAGATATTAAATATATAGACCAAAATGGCGATGGGGTAATAGATAACCAGGACGAAGTCTATCTTGGTAAAGGTGGCTGGTTTGGTTCACCACTAACCTTAGGTGTGAATTTTACTGCTGAATGGAAAGATTTCACCTTTTTCGCTCTGGGAATTGGACGATTTGGAGCTCACGCTATGAAAAATAGTTCTTATTTCTGGATGGCTGGAGAAGATAAATATTCAATTGTAGCTCGTGATCGCTGGACGCCAGAGACAAGTGAAACTGCCACTTATCCCAGGTTAACTACCACTAATAGTAATAATAACTTTAGAAATTCAGATTTCTGGCTTTATAGTACAGATCGTTTTGACCTGGCAAAAGTTCAAATATCATATAATTTACCTAAAGAATTATTTGCCCAATCTTTTGTACAGGAATTAGGGGTATATGTAAATGGGGCTAATTTATTAACCGTCTCCCCAGAACGTGATATTTTAGAGTTGAGTGTAGGAAGCGCGCCTCAGAACAGATTTTATAACCTGGGCGTAAAAGCAATATTTTAA
- a CDS encoding SusC/RagA family TonB-linked outer membrane protein, translating into MKINLLNLPYLTRAMVFGLLIQLLFSSSVYANDNKPKSGSEQQTIRGTVTSSEDNLGIPGVNILVKEIPNRGAVTDMEGNYTIEAPADATLVFSFIGYKTIERKVNDQSEIDVIMDPDQDALDEVVIVGYGEQKRETVVASIAEVSGEVLERAGGVTNIGAALTGNVPGVITSASTGMPGEEDPRILIRGQSTWNDSSPLILVDGVERPMSSVAISSVESISVLKDASATAVYGVRGANGVILVTTKRGEKGEAIIRARVNTTMKRPSKLPGKYDALRVRNEAIENELGLNPSAWNDYMPLDIIDKYRNPADLAERERYPNVDWANTLFRDYTMSYNANVNVSGGTDFVKYFTTADFLREGDLMKQYDNNRGYEPGYGFNRLNVRGNLDFQITPSTLFQVNLAGSHGVKKSPWGATGDEYSMWVAAYSTAPDVFLPRYSDGAWGYYAPNEGAATNSVRVLGISGIQYMTTTRLTTNFTLDQDLDMILDGLNFNGTIALDNTFVEADRGINDLYNDTQEKWIDPETGTVLYQQAYDPNSRFDFQEGVKWSTSPGAVQDWSSHRKLFYQLQLRYAKNFDGRHDVSVMGLMNRNENATGSQIPRYREDWVFRTTYTLDNKYTFEYNGAYNGSEKFSPENRFAFFSSGGVGWILSRESFLDSASFLDMLKLRGNYGEIGDDNVAGRFLYMTQWGYNGQSRMGVTGEAAEQSPYTWYSEESVGNPDVSWEKVKKTNIGVDFGFFDGFIEGSFDYFIDERTDILINGGDRAIPSYFGTEAPVANLGHVRNEGYEFDIDLSYRFENGLRLWSNFNMTHSQNEVIDADDPSLLPAYQQNAGLQIGQAYSHVTPGYYNTWDDLYASTIHNANDNQKLPGNYHITDFNGDGVIDAYDNIPFGFTGNPQNTYNATFGFDWKGFSSYVQFYGVNNVTRQVVLGSLSSQNHVVYEEGSYWSKDNFNADSPVPRWLTTPSGYNDANRYMFDGSYLRLKNAEIAYTFDAGSSLVDKLGVKNLRVFLNGNNLFLWSDMPDDRESNFAGTGWASQGAYPTVSRYNLGVNITF; encoded by the coding sequence ATGAAAATAAATTTACTAAATCTTCCTTACCTAACTAGAGCAATGGTTTTTGGGCTATTGATTCAACTTCTGTTTTCTTCTTCGGTTTATGCTAATGATAATAAGCCAAAAAGTGGGAGTGAGCAACAAACTATTAGGGGAACGGTTACTTCATCAGAAGATAATCTTGGAATACCTGGGGTGAATATTCTTGTAAAGGAAATTCCTAATCGTGGTGCTGTTACCGATATGGAAGGAAATTATACCATTGAGGCCCCGGCTGATGCTACTTTGGTTTTCAGCTTTATAGGCTATAAAACCATTGAAAGAAAAGTTAATGATCAATCGGAAATTGATGTGATCATGGATCCAGATCAGGATGCATTAGATGAAGTTGTAATTGTTGGTTATGGAGAACAAAAAAGAGAGACTGTTGTTGCTTCTATCGCCGAAGTTAGTGGTGAGGTATTAGAAAGAGCAGGTGGGGTAACAAATATTGGTGCAGCCTTAACAGGAAATGTACCCGGGGTTATTACCAGTGCCAGTACAGGCATGCCTGGTGAAGAGGATCCCAGAATTTTAATTCGTGGGCAGAGTACATGGAACGATTCTTCTCCACTTATTCTGGTAGACGGAGTAGAGAGGCCTATGTCTAGTGTGGCAATAAGCTCGGTAGAATCAATTTCAGTCTTAAAAGATGCTTCTGCAACAGCTGTTTATGGAGTTAGAGGGGCTAACGGGGTTATTCTTGTGACTACAAAAAGAGGTGAAAAAGGTGAAGCAATAATAAGAGCAAGAGTAAATACTACCATGAAAAGGCCATCTAAATTACCGGGTAAGTATGATGCTTTAAGGGTTCGGAACGAGGCAATTGAGAATGAACTGGGTTTAAACCCAAGTGCCTGGAACGATTATATGCCATTAGATATCATTGATAAATACAGAAATCCGGCAGACCTGGCAGAAAGGGAGCGATATCCAAATGTAGACTGGGCAAATACGCTTTTTCGTGATTACACAATGTCTTATAACGCAAACGTAAATGTAAGTGGAGGAACCGATTTTGTAAAGTATTTCACCACTGCAGATTTCCTTAGAGAAGGGGATTTAATGAAGCAGTACGATAATAACAGAGGCTATGAGCCGGGGTATGGATTTAATAGGTTAAATGTAAGAGGTAATCTAGATTTTCAAATTACTCCTTCAACCTTATTCCAGGTAAACCTAGCCGGTTCGCACGGTGTGAAGAAAAGTCCGTGGGGAGCTACCGGAGATGAGTACAGCATGTGGGTGGCAGCTTATAGTACTGCGCCAGATGTTTTTCTTCCAAGATATTCAGATGGAGCCTGGGGCTATTATGCGCCAAATGAAGGTGCGGCTACCAACTCGGTGAGAGTTTTGGGAATAAGCGGAATTCAGTATATGACTACTACCCGTTTAACTACAAATTTCACTTTAGACCAGGATCTTGATATGATTTTAGATGGGCTTAATTTTAACGGTACCATTGCATTAGACAATACTTTTGTTGAAGCAGATCGTGGAATTAATGATTTGTATAATGATACACAGGAAAAATGGATAGACCCAGAGACAGGTACTGTTCTATACCAGCAGGCGTATGATCCCAATAGCCGTTTTGATTTTCAGGAAGGTGTAAAATGGTCTACAAGTCCCGGTGCTGTACAGGATTGGTCTTCACATAGAAAATTATTCTACCAGTTACAACTTCGCTATGCCAAGAATTTTGACGGCCGTCACGATGTTTCTGTAATGGGACTTATGAATAGAAATGAAAATGCAACCGGAAGTCAGATACCACGATATAGGGAAGATTGGGTTTTTAGAACTACTTATACCTTAGATAATAAGTACACTTTTGAATATAATGGTGCCTATAACGGTTCTGAAAAATTTAGTCCTGAAAACCGATTTGCTTTCTTTTCTTCTGGAGGTGTAGGCTGGATTTTATCCCGGGAAAGTTTCCTTGATTCTGCTTCATTCTTAGATATGCTGAAGCTTAGAGGTAATTACGGTGAAATTGGAGATGATAATGTAGCAGGAAGATTTCTATACATGACACAGTGGGGCTATAATGGCCAGTCCAGGATGGGGGTAACCGGCGAAGCGGCCGAGCAAAGTCCGTATACCTGGTATTCAGAAGAATCTGTAGGAAACCCAGATGTTTCCTGGGAGAAGGTTAAGAAAACCAATATAGGAGTTGATTTTGGATTCTTTGATGGATTTATTGAAGGTAGCTTCGACTATTTTATAGATGAAAGAACCGATATTTTAATTAATGGAGGGGATAGAGCCATACCGTCATATTTTGGTACCGAAGCACCAGTTGCAAACCTGGGACATGTGAGAAATGAAGGTTACGAATTTGATATTGATTTAAGCTACAGGTTTGAAAATGGCTTGAGATTATGGTCAAATTTCAATATGACTCATTCTCAAAATGAAGTTATAGATGCAGATGACCCTTCATTGTTACCAGCCTATCAACAAAACGCAGGTTTGCAAATTGGGCAGGCATATTCACACGTTACTCCGGGTTATTACAATACCTGGGATGATCTTTATGCAAGTACCATTCACAATGCTAACGATAACCAAAAATTACCGGGTAACTATCATATTACAGATTTTAACGGAGATGGAGTAATAGATGCTTACGATAATATTCCATTTGGTTTTACCGGTAATCCTCAAAATACCTATAACGCTACTTTTGGATTTGACTGGAAAGGTTTTAGCAGTTACGTACAGTTTTACGGTGTAAATAATGTAACCCGCCAGGTGGTTTTAGGAAGTTTAAGTAGTCAAAATCACGTGGTTTATGAAGAAGGAAGTTACTGGTCTAAAGATAACTTTAATGCAGATTCACCCGTGCCAAGATGGCTTACTACGCCAAGTGGATATAATGATGCCAATAGGTATATGTTTGATGGTTCTTACTTAAGACTTAAAAATGCAGAAATAGCCTATACTTTCGATGCTGGCTCTAGTTTGGTAGATAAGTTAGGAGTAAAAAACCTAAGGGTTTTCCTAAATGGAAATAACCTCTTCTTATGGTCTGATATGCCAGATGACAGGGAATCGAATTTTGCTGGAACGGGTTGGGCTTCCCAGGGAGCTTATCCAACCGTAAGTAGATACAACTTAGGGGTAAATATTACTTTTTAA
- a CDS encoding RagB/SusD family nutrient uptake outer membrane protein, protein MKNYIKNIIKFSLAIIALVFISSCEDYLDREDESIVSEEEAFKNFTNFQGYTEELYHCIPNFTNAYWTNSWNWGDDEIESTARDFHFINKIENGNFWGWQHEFDGWDAGWMNRNDASTNDPNDERMSKDLWTLGWYGIRKANLGLANMDRLTDATQEEKDLIRGQLLFFRGWFHFQFIQYFGGLPYINEVLPSDEQLQLPRLSYHEAAELAAQDFRAAADLLPVDWDETDAGSATLGKNQLRINKIMALGYLGKNYLWAASPLMNQESTGSATYNTSYAQKSAEAFAELLNLTESVEADYSLVPFSDYHLNFYTSGQNWQIPGSTEAIFRGPYFGAHGSTYGTAKQYQPSPILTDGDVKFLPTANYVDFYGMANGLPIDDITQPDPESGYDPEYPWKDRDPRFYNDIVYDGVRTVQGSMPADEEFNRYANLFTDGSYRNIRTGSRTGYMLYKFIPMTANKYDEGYGYGNSLNIHLPWMRLSDVYLMYAEAAAQAYGSPTGQVSGYSKTAVDAINFVRDRAGVGHVADEYLGSLDAFMTEMRRERAVELAFERHRFNDLRRWLLLTESPYTLKKSVEFDRAGELNTDDPSQNRVLNLREEIILERNFSSKHYWLPLKNVDVNMYLEFSQNPGW, encoded by the coding sequence ATGAAAAATTATATAAAAAACATTATAAAGTTTAGTCTGGCAATCATTGCTTTAGTTTTCATATCATCTTGTGAAGATTACTTAGACAGGGAAGATGAATCTATAGTTTCTGAAGAAGAAGCTTTTAAGAATTTCACCAATTTTCAGGGTTATACTGAAGAATTATATCACTGTATTCCAAATTTCACCAATGCATACTGGACCAACTCCTGGAATTGGGGTGATGATGAGATTGAATCTACCGCCAGAGATTTTCACTTTATCAATAAAATTGAAAATGGAAACTTTTGGGGCTGGCAACACGAGTTTGACGGTTGGGATGCGGGTTGGATGAACAGGAACGATGCATCTACGAATGACCCTAATGATGAGCGTATGAGTAAAGATTTATGGACATTAGGCTGGTATGGAATTAGAAAAGCCAATTTAGGCCTTGCAAATATGGACCGGCTTACAGATGCTACCCAGGAAGAAAAAGACTTAATTAGAGGGCAGTTATTGTTCTTTCGAGGATGGTTTCATTTCCAATTTATCCAATATTTTGGAGGATTGCCGTATATAAATGAAGTATTACCAAGTGATGAACAACTTCAATTACCTCGCTTAAGTTACCACGAGGCTGCTGAACTTGCTGCCCAGGATTTTCGAGCTGCCGCAGATTTGCTTCCTGTAGATTGGGACGAAACAGATGCCGGAAGTGCAACATTGGGAAAAAATCAATTGCGTATCAATAAAATAATGGCGCTTGGTTATTTAGGGAAGAATTATCTTTGGGCTGCAAGTCCACTAATGAACCAAGAATCTACCGGAAGTGCAACATATAATACCTCTTACGCACAGAAATCAGCTGAGGCTTTTGCTGAATTACTTAATCTAACCGAATCTGTCGAAGCAGATTATTCTTTAGTACCATTTTCAGATTATCATCTAAACTTTTATACTTCAGGCCAAAACTGGCAGATTCCGGGTAGTACCGAGGCTATTTTTAGAGGCCCTTATTTTGGAGCGCATGGGTCTACTTATGGTACTGCAAAACAATATCAACCTTCCCCAATTTTAACCGATGGAGATGTGAAATTCCTTCCTACGGCTAATTATGTAGATTTCTACGGGATGGCCAACGGATTGCCAATTGACGATATCACCCAACCCGATCCGGAGTCTGGTTATGATCCTGAATATCCCTGGAAAGACCGTGATCCAAGATTTTATAATGACATTGTTTATGATGGGGTTCGTACCGTGCAGGGTTCTATGCCAGCTGATGAAGAGTTTAACCGTTACGCCAATCTATTTACCGACGGGAGTTATAGAAATATAAGAACTGGTAGTAGAACAGGATATATGCTTTACAAGTTTATCCCAATGACTGCCAATAAATATGATGAGGGTTACGGTTATGGAAACAGCTTAAATATCCATTTACCTTGGATGCGACTTTCAGATGTATATCTAATGTATGCTGAAGCTGCTGCCCAGGCTTATGGATCGCCTACAGGCCAGGTTTCTGGCTATAGTAAAACAGCTGTAGATGCTATTAATTTTGTAAGAGACAGAGCCGGTGTTGGTCACGTTGCAGATGAATATTTAGGATCTCTAGACGCTTTTATGACCGAAATGCGCAGGGAGCGTGCAGTAGAGCTGGCTTTTGAAAGACACAGGTTTAATGATTTAAGACGTTGGTTATTACTAACCGAGAGTCCATATACTTTAAAGAAATCTGTAGAATTTGATCGTGCTGGAGAACTTAATACCGATGATCCTTCACAAAACCGGGTTCTTAATTTAAGGGAAGAAATTATTCTGGAAAGAAACTTTAGTAGCAAGCATTACTGGCTACCCTTAAAAAATGTGGACGTAAATATGTATTTGGAATTTAGTCAAAATCCTGGCTGGTAA